A genomic region of Jaculus jaculus isolate mJacJac1 chromosome 10, mJacJac1.mat.Y.cur, whole genome shotgun sequence contains the following coding sequences:
- the LOC101606486 gene encoding olfactory receptor 2F1-like, with protein sequence MRRDNVTWVSEFILMGLSSDKNIQAGLFVLFGTTYLLTLLGNGLSRLLIALDPRLHLPMYFFLCHLSLVGICYTTSGIPQMLAHFLSEKKTISFTLCGTQLFFSLTLGGTEFLLLAAMAYDRYVAVCDPLRYPTLMNPQVCMALVGVSWSVGVANSAVETAVTMSLPTCGHNVLNHVACETLALVRLACVDTTINQVVIVASSVVVLLVPSCLVSLSYAHIVAAMLQIRSTRGCRKAFGTCASHLTVGSTSYGMALLTYLQPRSTASAEQDKVVVLLYAVVTPKLNPLIYSLRNKDVKSALSRVLKKRPNQSSRK encoded by the coding sequence ATGAGGAGGGACAACGTGACCTGGGTGAGTGAATTCATCCTAATGGGTCTCTCCAGTGACAAGAACATACAAGCTGGACTCTTCGTCCTGTTTGGGACCACCTACCTGCTGACCCTGCTGGGCAATGGTCTCAGCCGTCTCCTGATTGCCCTGGACCCGCGACTCCACCtgcccatgtacttcttcctctgccACCTGTCACTGGTGGGCATCTGCTACACCACCAGTGGGATCCCCCAGATGCTGGCACACTTCCTCTCAGAAAAGAAgaccatctccttcaccctttgtGGGACCCAACTCTTCTTCTCGCTGACTCTTGGGGGAACGGAATTCCTGCTTCTGGCTGCCATGGCCTATGACCGCTATGTGGCCGTCTGTGACCCCCTGCGCTACCCGACGCTGATGAACCCTCAGGTGTGCATGGCACTAGTAGGGGTGTCTTGGTCTGTGGGGGTGGCTAACTCTGCTGTGGAGACAGCAGTCACCATGAGCCTGCCCACCTGTGGGCACAACGTGTTGAACCATGTGGCCTGTGAGACACTGGCCCTTGTCAGGCTGGCCTGTGTGGACACCACCATCAACCAGGTGGTCATAGTGGCCTCCAGTGTGGTGGTGCTGCTGGTGCCCAGCTGCCTGGTCTCTCTGTCCTATGCCCACATTGTGGCTGCCATGCTGCAGATCCGGTCCACCCGGGGATGCCGCAAAGCCTTCGGCACCTGTGCCTCCCACCTCACGGTGGGCTCCACGTCTTATGGAATGGCCCTTCTCACCTACCTGCAGCCACGCTCCACGGCCTCTGCCGAGCAGGACAAGGTGGTGGTGCTTCTCTATGCTGTGGTCACACCCAAGCTGAACCCTCTCATCTACAGTCTGAGGAACAAGGATGTGAAGTCTGCTCTGAGCCGAGTTCTGAAGAAGAGACCGAATCAAAGCAGTAGGAAGTGA